The Roseococcus microcysteis genome contains a region encoding:
- a CDS encoding FAD binding domain-containing protein has translation MKPARFAHHAPLALEEALALLAEHGEEARVLAGGQSLVPTMAFRMARPAVLVDINRIAALDHATVEGSVLRIGALARHARFETPVVAGPLGALLAQVAHHIAHPPLRLRGTFCGSLAHADPASEWCATALALQARMVLARADGLREVAAEDWFQGVFSTAIAPGEMLREVVLPIPAPSWRGGFAEFARRAGDFALAMAVVGLRLEGGVVRGARIALGGIGGQPVLAREAMALLEGQAPSSALVEETAATAARHCEPQDDMHAPAEYRRELVAVMVKRALRQAVVA, from the coding sequence ATGAAACCTGCCCGCTTCGCGCACCACGCCCCCCTCGCCCTTGAGGAAGCGCTGGCGTTGCTGGCCGAACATGGGGAGGAGGCGCGGGTCCTGGCCGGAGGCCAGAGCCTCGTTCCCACCATGGCCTTCCGCATGGCAAGGCCCGCCGTGCTGGTGGACATCAACCGCATCGCCGCCCTCGATCACGCCACCGTCGAAGGGTCCGTGTTGCGGATCGGCGCCCTGGCCCGCCATGCCCGCTTCGAGACACCGGTGGTGGCGGGCCCGCTGGGCGCCCTGCTGGCGCAGGTGGCGCACCACATCGCCCACCCGCCGCTGCGGCTGCGCGGCACCTTCTGCGGAAGCCTGGCCCATGCCGACCCGGCTTCCGAATGGTGCGCCACGGCGCTGGCGCTGCAGGCGCGCATGGTCCTGGCCCGCGCCGATGGCCTGCGCGAGGTGGCGGCCGAGGACTGGTTCCAGGGCGTCTTCTCCACCGCCATCGCACCCGGCGAGATGCTGCGCGAGGTGGTGCTGCCCATCCCCGCCCCCTCCTGGCGCGGCGGCTTTGCGGAATTTGCCCGCCGCGCGGGGGATTTCGCGCTGGCCATGGCGGTTGTCGGGCTGCGACTGGAAGGCGGCGTGGTGCGCGGGGCGCGCATCGCCCTCGGCGGCATCGGCGGACAGCCCGTGCTGGCGCGCGAGGCCATGGCCCTGCTGGAAGGCCAGGCGCCCTCCTCCGCCCTGGTGGAGGAAACCGCGGCCACCGCCGCCCGCCACTGCGAGCCGCAGGACGATATGCACGCCCCCGCCGAATACCGCCGCGAACTGGTCGCCGTCATGGTGAAACGCGCGCTGCGCCAGGCGGTGGTGGCATGA